The window GCTACGAGAACCATGAAAATGAATGGTATTGAGGAACATATAAAAATCATTAATGCAAATCTTATCCAAGCTCCAGAAATATTAGGGGTGAATAAGTTTGACTCTGTAACCTCAAATCCACCTTATATGCTACAAGGTGGTGGCTTAATAAACCCTGAGGATAAAAAAGCCATATCAAGACACGAGATTACTTGTACATTAGAAGATATTATAAGGACAGCTAGTAGACTTTTAAAACATAATGGAAGTTTCTTTATGGTACATAGGCCACATAGAATAGTAGATATCTTTTGTTTGCTTAGACAATACAAGCTAGAGCCTAAGAAGATTAGATTTGTACATCCAAAGGTTGGTGAAAAGCCAAATCTAGTACTAATAAAGAGCGTCAAAGCATCGAAACCAGAGCTTAAATTTGAGCCGCCCTTATATGTATACAATGATGAATTAACATATACTGAGGAAATATACAAGATATACGGCATGGAAGTGAGGTGAATGACTATTGGAGAGTCAGGGAAAATTGTATGTGTGTCCAACACCTATAGGAAATTTAGAAGATATTACATTAAGAGTATTAAGGGTCTTAGGAGAAGTGGATTTAATAGCTGCAGAGGAT of the Proteiniborus sp. DW1 genome contains:
- a CDS encoding tRNA1(Val) (adenine(37)-N6)-methyltransferase; the encoded protein is MQVELKDNERIDELQCKGLKIIQNTEGFCFGMDAVLLSNYCDMKKGSEVVDLGTGTGIIPLLVWAKNNVKKIYGIEIQEEVAEMATRTMKMNGIEEHIKIINANLIQAPEILGVNKFDSVTSNPPYMLQGGGLINPEDKKAISRHEITCTLEDIIRTASRLLKHNGSFFMVHRPHRIVDIFCLLRQYKLEPKKIRFVHPKVGEKPNLVLIKSVKASKPELKFEPPLYVYNDELTYTEEIYKIYGMEVR